The nucleotide window aaaataaattgttCAGTTGATCAGTTTATGGCCAGTGAAAGTGCATATACTATTCTCTGTGGGTGAAAGAGATTGGTGTGAGATATACCCTTGTCTTAGTTTGCAACTGTGCCTAGTGTTGCTGATATCCTAACAAATAAAACCACATCAAGGTTCCACTTGTGATTGGAGATGCAGCATATGCTCCCCTAACTCCACTTGCAAAACCAATTGCCTATAGATGAactgtatatatacatgtgacATGAAAGCCATCTGTTCATTCAATAGGTCTAAGTTTATTTGTGATCTTAGAAAGAAAGACAATGGCATTGAGCAGATCACAGGTTTGGAGTCCTTGCAGTTATTCCTCATCTCTGGATGCAAAGACTCTATGGATGAGACATCTCAATTTCAGCAGCAAGGCAGGTCAGAACCGATGAGAAGTTTGTAATGTTATCACTGTTTATGTCTTAACTGGCCATGTACATTTTTGCCATGCTTTTATTGTGGATGATCAATTATGTGATCAGCAGCAAGTGTTCTGCATTTTCATCTGTATACATTTCCACTTATGTGATTGTATGGAAGTAAAATAGGACATGGCTCacttaatttattgaaaaggtGTCAGCTTGTCAAAACAATGCATTGCATCATTGTTCTGGCGGATAAGAATAAATTTCTTAATTTAGCCTGAGTAAAACTTGTTCAGTAACCTTCAGAAGTCATTAGAGGTAGACAAATTTTGATGCTTTCAGGATTTTGTACTATATTAATACAATTGATTGAAACGTAACATTTGATAGGAACATGTGGAGTTTGGGTTGGTGACTGAGACCGAATAGATAAAATTTTGCTTGTTTCTGCTCGACTAGTTGTGatatcataatttatatctAAACCACATGCAGATCCTACATCAACCTCAATCAAATTAGATATTCTCTATTGAGTAGAATTCATATTCTTGTGTAATCCAGTTCAGACTAAAATTCTTCATGGATGTTCATCGCTTGTCTCTGAAAAAAATTTCCCTTCTCAAATTATGATATGTTTCAGGTTTAAAATTCAAGTCACTGAGTGTGAAGATTTCAAATGATGGACGAAATTCCTTCACCCCAAATTACACAAAGTTATTCCCTACTGGCTCAGAATTTAAGAAGAAGGGAATCAATGTTGTCACCCAGAATACATCACTGAGCAAAAAGCTTGAATTGCTTGATGCTTATGAGGATGAATATGATGGAGCCATCGTAGATGCAGAGTGCTTGCCAACCAGTGCCAATGCATTTGCAGCAATTCTTCAATCTTCAGTCTCATACTGGAAGGAGAAGGTTGGTCCTTCCTATCTTTTCTCGAGGGTATAGTTGAGCAAGTACATTTAGATACTAAAAGAAATCTATTGGTCCTCTTTGTGTTACAAGGGAAAGAAAGGGATTTGGCTAAAGATACTAGAAAGTCAAGCTGATCTTGTTCCGATTGCAATAAAGGTCATCTTCTTTTAATGCTCCTTATCTGATTGATTGTGTTTCACTTAGATCTGTGAACCCATCTATATGAAGCCAACCTTGAGGGTATATACTCAAGATCAGAGATTCTGGAATGCATCTTGTTTATAAATCATGAAGAGTTGCACATTTAAAGATCGATTGCTTGTTAATCTAGTTTTAAATATGTTCTCAACTTAGTTTTTCCTATCATTTAGCAGTCAGGTTTTAGCTACCACCATGCAGAACCAGGATATGTAATGCTAACATGTTGGCTTCCTGATGAACCATGCATGCTACCTTTTACCGCTACACATCAAGTTGGCATTGGAGCATTTATCATCAATGAAAACAAGGAGGTGATTTGTAATTCTTTCTATGTATCATTCTTGGAAGTTAAATGTCAACAGTGAGTCAGGTATGAATCTTTGGTTGTTTCATTTATATAGGTTCTTGTTGTTAAGGAAAAGAAATGTCCTTTGAGATGCTTAggagtgt belongs to Dioscorea cayenensis subsp. rotundata cultivar TDr96_F1 chromosome 17, TDr96_F1_v2_PseudoChromosome.rev07_lg8_w22 25.fasta, whole genome shotgun sequence and includes:
- the LOC120280030 gene encoding nudix hydrolase 8-like — encoded protein: MALSRSQVWSPCSYSSSLDAKTLWMRHLNFSSKAGLKFKSLSVKISNDGRNSFTPNYTKLFPTGSEFKKKGINVVTQNTSLSKKLELLDAYEDEYDGAIVDAECLPTSANAFAAILQSSVSYWKEKGKKGIWLKILESQADLVPIAIKSGFSYHHAEPGYVMLTCWLPDEPCMLPFTATHQVGIGAFIINENKEVLVVKEKKCPLRCLGVWKLPTGLINKSEEIFSGAIREVKEETGIDTSFLEVVAFRHAHNVTFEKSDLFFVCMLKPLSFEIAIDEQEIDAAKWMPLDQLIDQPFHREDSMTKNMIDICVARYEGQYRGFNPHRIMSKFDDRLATLYYGDMEVVENNGVLLNEPMWLYDNAAF